The Corallococcus caeni genomic interval GCCGCGCTGCGCGAGAAGGACTGGGGCCCCATCCCGCACGAGGTGAAGGTGGCCCGGCTGGAGCGGCTGCAGAAGCTGCAGCGGCGCATCAGCGGCGAGTACACCCAGGCGCAGGTGGGACTGGACGTGGAGGTGCTCGTCGAGGGCCGCTCGCGCTACGACGCCACCAAGCGCTTCGGCCGCACGCCGGAGAACCGCACCGTGAACTTCGAGGGCGACGCTCCGGCGGGCTCCATCGTGACGGTGCACGTGGAGCGCGCCACGCCCAACCAGCTCGCGGGCAAGCAGGTGGCGATGCTCCAGGCCCCCACCGTGGCGCCGCCGCCGGTGGAGCTGCCCGTGCCGCTGCATGTCCCGGCGGAGGCCTGACGCTTCCGCCGCTGTCCCGACGTCGGAGGTACTCCCATGCCGTTGAAGCCGTTTCGCGGGGTGTCCCCCCGCGTCCACCCGAGCTGCTTCATCGAGGACTCCGCCCAGGTGGTGGGCGACGTGGAGCTGGGCGAGGACTCGTCCATCTGGTTCAACTCCGTGCTGCGCGGGGACGTGAACTCCATCCGCATCGGCAAGCGCACCAACATCCAGGACCTCACCATGGTGCACGTCACCAGCCAGGGTGACTCCACGACGGTGGGCGACGACTGCACGGTGGGCCACCGGGTCATCCTCCACGGGTGCGTCGTGGGCAACCGGGTGCTGGTGGGCATGGGCGCCATCCTCATGGACGGCGTGGAGGTGGGGGACGACTGCATCATCGGCGCCGGCACGCTCCTGACGCCCGGGACGAAGATTCCCCCGGGGTCACTGGTGGTGGGCTCGCCCGGCAAGGTGAAGCGCCCCCTCCACGACGGCGAGCGCGAGTTCCTGGTGCAGTCCGCCCTCCACTACGTGCACACCGCCGCCGAACACCGCGCCAGCCGCTGACGCGGCCGCGTTGTGCGTGTTAGGAACACCCCATGGCTCTCGTGCCCGAGACGACCCTGAAGGCCTGTCCGCTCTTCAAGGGCTTCACCGACACCGGCATCTCCATCTTCGCGGCGGCGGCCGTGTCGCGCGCCTTCCCCAAGGGGACGGCGCT includes:
- a CDS encoding gamma carbonic anhydrase family protein; translated protein: MPLKPFRGVSPRVHPSCFIEDSAQVVGDVELGEDSSIWFNSVLRGDVNSIRIGKRTNIQDLTMVHVTSQGDSTTVGDDCTVGHRVILHGCVVGNRVLVGMGAILMDGVEVGDDCIIGAGTLLTPGTKIPPGSLVVGSPGKVKRPLHDGEREFLVQSALHYVHTAAEHRASR